The DNA region GTTGTATGTTTCTAATGATTCTGCGATGGCAGTACGTAATGCCATTGCCGTACTTGTTATTGCTTGTCCATGTGCATTAGGTATCGCTACGCCTGCTGCAGTACTTGTTGGTACCGGAGCTGGCGCTAAAAAAGGTATCTTTATTAAAGAAGGGTCTGCGCTCGAAGCGGCAAAAGATATTGATCTTGTTCTTTTTGATAAAACAGGAACGTTAACCGAAGGTCATCCATCGGTGACAGATACTTTTGTGATAGATGGCCAATCAGAAAAGCTTGTATTATTGCTTGCAGCAAGTTTAGAGTCCCGTTCTGAACACCCACTCGGTGGTGCGATCATTGAATCGCAGAAGAACATGAATGAGCCCCTTCTATCAATTGAACAGTATGAGGCAATACCAGGGCGTGGTCTCAAAGGTGAATATGAAGGTAAGACGTTGCTTGTAGGTAAAGAATCGTTAATCACGGATACTTCTATTGCTATTGATGCTGGTTTCCAGAAAAAGACCGAGCAGGCAAGAGCGCTTGGTAAGACGGTTGTTTTTGTTGCGTATGATGGTGCGCTTATTGGCGCCATTGCGATCGCAGACCGTATACGCGAGGATGCAAAGATCGCCGTTGAGCGCTTGCGGGCCATGGATATTGATGTGGCATTAGTGACGGGTGATCATGAGGCTTCTGCTCAAGCGGTAGCGGCACAGGTCGGTATCACACAAGTATTAGCAGATACATTGCCAACAAAAAAAGCTGAGGTGGTAACAAAACTTATTGAGAAGGGGCATCATGTCGCTTTTGTAGGGGATGGTGTGAATGATGCACCAGCCCTTGCTTCGGCAAATCTCGGTATTGCAATGGGGAGTGGTACCGATATCGCCAAAGCTGCCGGACAAATGGTATTGATGGGAGGTTCACCTTCAAAGGCAGCGGATGCGATAATTCTTTCGCGTTTCACGTTTCAGACGATTAAACAAAATCTCTTCTGGGCTTTTGGTTATAATGTCGTCGGTCTCGGATTAGCTGCTTTTGGATATGTTCATCCGGCTGTTGCGGGGCTCGCAATGGCGCTTTCGAGCATTAGTGTATTGCTAAATAGCTTACGAGTGGCGAAGGCGCACCATTGAAAAAAGAAGAGGTCTGTGTTATGAACGCGCTGGAGGTGTCCAATGGCAGACGTGTCCACTGAATGTTCAGAGGCGAAGAATGAAGATCGAGAGATCGATTTATCGCATAACCAAAAAAATCTCATATGGATGCTGTTTATCGGATATTACTTAACTGAGATAGCAGTTTTTGAGCTCTTGGTTTTACTGAGTGTTTTTTCATCCGATTTGCTCTTTCCTCTAAGCGCGCTCAGTGTTGTCGCTATAATTGCTTGGTGGATAATCCCTGGTCAAAATGGCTTTTTGGGACTATGGGACACGGGTATTGAATGTTGGACTACACTTTTTTGGCAACAGGTTGTTCTTTCAGCGCTTAGCGGGTGGCTAAGCCTCATTGCTTTGTTCCTTCTTCACCTGCCTTTTTTTGTGATGAATGAAGATGTTAGCATATCAGACACTTTCTTTCGAGAATGGTTGTACTCCAATTTTCACATCGTGCTAACTCTCGTTCTCCTCTGCGTCCTAAAATACAAAGGTCTGTTCTCAGAAAAAGCGAGCAGAGAATCTTTTGTATATTTTATGTTCATTTTTGGCTTCAGAACATTCTTCGTTCTAAGCAGAAGTCTCTTTTGACAGACTCTACGCGATGAGGTATTTTCTGGTCTTAAACCAGGAGATATGTCATCGCTTTTTCAGATTAGTGAAAAACAGCACCTCGGTGCGTTATTTCTTACAAAACTCGCGTCTTTAGATGAGGGGGTCTATTTGCGTATTAGTGATGCTGCTAAAGAAATGAAGGCTTCTGAGTCGTATCTCGAAGAAGTGGCAGCCCTATTAAAAAAGGCTGAGCTTGTAAAAGCAAAAACTGGTCCTACCGGGGGATATCAGTTGGCAAAAATACCCGCAGAAATCACAACGCACGATATGGTGACAGCGCTCGAAGGCGAAGTTTCTCTCGTGCCTTGTCTTTCTCATCAAAAGGGATTGTGCGGAATGGAAGCAGGCTGCAAGAGTCGTTCGCTCTGGCATGGCTTACAAAAGAACATCGTTTCTTCGCTTCAATCAACGACGCTCGCTGACCTCATCAAATAATATGCAAAAAATCATTTACATGGATCACGCCGCTTCTACTCCGATGAGCTCGGAGGTACTTGAGGTGATGCGACCATACTTTACGGAAATCTACGGCAATCCATCATCGTTTCACTCCGTTGGGTTACAGGCAAAATCAGCGGTAGATGCATCACGTACAAAAATCGCTGAGATTTTACATGCGCATGCCGATGAAATCTTATTTACCTCTGGTGGTACTGAGTCCGATAATATGGCGGTACTTGGTATTCCGCGTTTTTATAAAAAGAAGTTGAAAGAGTTATCGGGGGAAGAAGCGATTCCGCATGTCATCACTTCTGCTATTGAGCATCATGCTGTTCTTGAGCCATTGCTTTTGCTTGAGAAAAAAGGGGAGATCACGCTTACGCAAATTAAGCCGGATGAGTTTGGTCAAATTGATCCAAAAGACATTAAAGAAGCGCTTAAGCCCGAAACGGTTCTCATTAGTATCATGATGGCGAACAATGAAATCGGTACCATTAATCCGATTGCGGATATTGGTCGTGTTGTTCTTGCTTGGCGCAAAGAGAAGTCTACGATTTTTCCGTTTTTTCACTCAGACGCGTGTCAGGCGACGGGGGCAATTGAGTTAAATGTAGAGCAATTACATACCGATCTTCTCACGATCAATGGTTCAAAGATGTATGGACCAAAAGGTATTGGCGCATTGTACTTGCGTCGCGGAACACGTATTGATCCGCTTACGATTGGCGGAGGACAAGAGCGCGGTATGCGCGCTGGTACAGAAGCTGTGCCACTTATCGTCGGTTTTGCAAAAGCCCTTGAGCTTGCACAAGCCCATCGCGAAACAGAGTCTGCGCGTTTAACGGTGCTTCGTGATCAACTCGCAGAAGGTTTGCTCAAGATTCCAAAAACGCGTCTTAATGGTCATCCTACCGAGCGATTACCGAATAGTGTGAATGTCTCTTTTCTTGATATTGAAGGTGAGGCTTGTATTCTTTATCTCGACGCCAAAGGAATCATGACTTCAACAGGTTCTGCTTGCGCATCGACATCGCTTGATCCATCACATGTCATTCTTGCTACCGGACTTTCGTATGAAGCAGCACATGGTTCTATACGATTTACCTTGGGTGCATCCAACACAAAAGAAGATGTTGAGTATGTACTCAGCGTAATGCCCGAGATTGTAGAAATGCTCCGTAAGATCAGTCCAACCAATTTAGACATGAAACACTTTACCTAATATGGATCCAATCATTAAACCTACAAATGAAGAGCGCAAAGGCGATGTTGTAACACCAGCAGCGGATAAAGGCTGGTTTTACGCGGATGCCGTTAAGGAACATTTCTTTCGTCCAAAGAACTTTTTAGAAGGGGATGAAGTTGAGTACAAGGATGCGGCAATGGGTATGGTGGGATCACCTGCATGTGGTGATGCAATGAAAGTGTGGATTCGTGTCCAAAAAGATAATGAAGGAAACGAACGCATCACAGATTTTAAATGGAAGACGTTTGGCTGCGCCTCGGCGATTGCTTCAACATCGATGATGTCAGTAATGGTCACAGAAAATGGTGGTATGACCGTTGAGCAAGCGCTTAAGCTTCGCCCACAAGATATCATGGAGCGCCTCGGTGGTTTGCCTGCGCGCAAAGTTCATTGTTCTGTATTAGGTGATAAGGCATTGCGTTCTGCTATTAATGATTACTTTCGTAAGTCTGATCAACAAGAGCGCATTATTGTTGAACACGGTCGCATTATCGACAAAGTATTAAAGGTCACCGATCATGATATTGAAGAGGCGGTTCTTGATGGCGCTCACACACTCGAACAAGTCCAAGCCAAGACAAAGGTAGGTACAGGTGACGCTTCTTGTATTCCAGAGGTCGAGCAACTTATTCGCTTTTACAAAGATAAGTACTTCGGTTAATATCCCATTCGTCTATGGAAATAAAAAAAATTGGTAAAATTGTGGTTGATCGCGACGCATGTATCGGCGCTGCACCATGCGTCACAGTAGCGCCGGGTGTTTTTCAACTTGATGAAGAAAATATTGCTTATGTCGTAGATCCAAAGGCTGCAGATGATGAAACAATTATGCTCGCAGCTCAAGCGTGTCCGGTGCAAGCGATTATTCTTTATGATGAAGAGGGTAATCAAATATTTCCTTAAGGAAACATTTTAATAAACAAAAGAGCGCCCGGATCCAGGTTGGATCACGGGCGCTTTTTAGTAGCCTCGGTTTGGGAGGTTTTTCGCAAACTCATAAGAAAAAGTCTGCAATTGAAATCCGAACTTACGGATATCCGCATGCTCATTCTCGAGCAAGAGATCGGAAATGCGTCCGAGCTCGACGATAAAAACGTCTGGAGCGTGAATGAAAGTCTCGACGGAGAGTCGGCTTTCAAACTGCGCGAGATCATCATGCAAGAGCTGAGCTACGCTCATGGCACTAGGTAGGTTCATGAGCTCATAACGAGCATCGATCGCTTCCTTATCAGCCTTGGCGAGTTCTTCGTTAAGCATCTCGATTATGCTTCGAGCGGTATCAACGTCAACTTCGTAAGTTTGTAGGAGTTTTTGATACTCTACATCCAGCGAAGTATAGTCAGTTCTTGATGCTTCAAGCTCTTCGTCAAGCTGAGCAATCAGTAGAGACTGCTCAATGAGCATGCGCCGAGCTTCTCTCTCGATATTCGCATGGATCAGCAAAAGGTTATTAAGCTTTTCTTTGCGAAGTAGCGCGAGAGTTTCGATATGTGCTTCTTCAAAAGACTTGGCACGGCGTTCAGCTTCATCAAGTCTTTGCTGCATTTCTACGTAAGTAGGATGCGACTGAAAGGGCATGTCAGAAGCGTTTTCACCATCTCCGACAAGCCTTAAGGGCGGCTTATTGGCAGGATCTTTCGACATGGTAACTCCTTTAAGGTACGCTTCAGCGACACGCTGATATAGTTTTTATAGCAGTTTTTAGCGAAAAAG from Candidatus Nomurabacteria bacterium includes:
- a CDS encoding copper-translocating P-type ATPase; this translates as MKHDQHVMPAQHDHRSTAKVAKHELWVSGLIFVYVMTAMILPIPLWSVIVLGWYVVLKSGWTFHMRAIQAIQNRRANMDVLVSMATLSAMIWSTTALFVPQPHFVESAAAIIFFVLLGIYLEDRQRSNVREAVGLLFAQHPVLAHRKQDDGSWYDLAAANLRVGDICLVKTSETVPQDGVVISGHSTVDESMFTGESLPSEKQRGDTVYGGTINSTGSFEMEVSAEAGMGVFDQMVQIVEKALASKAPIEKLADRISAVFVPIVIVFATVTLILWLYVSNDSAMAVRNAIAVLVIACPCALGIATPAAVLVGTGAGAKKGIFIKEGSALEAAKDIDLVLFDKTGTLTEGHPSVTDTFVIDGQSEKLVLLLAASLESRSEHPLGGAIIESQKNMNEPLLSIEQYEAIPGRGLKGEYEGKTLLVGKESLITDTSIAIDAGFQKKTEQARALGKTVVFVAYDGALIGAIAIADRIREDAKIAVERLRAMDIDVALVTGDHEASAQAVAAQVGITQVLADTLPTKKAEVVTKLIEKGHHVAFVGDGVNDAPALASANLGIAMGSGTDIAKAAGQMVLMGGSPSKAADAIILSRFTFQTIKQNLFWAFGYNVVGLGLAAFGYVHPAVAGLAMALSSISVLLNSLRVAKAHH
- a CDS encoding Rrf2 family transcriptional regulator, whose protein sequence is MSSLFQISEKQHLGALFLTKLASLDEGVYLRISDAAKEMKASESYLEEVAALLKKAELVKAKTGPTGGYQLAKIPAEITTHDMVTALEGEVSLVPCLSHQKGLCGMEAGCKSRSLWHGLQKNIVSSLQSTTLADLIK
- a CDS encoding aminotransferase class V-fold PLP-dependent enzyme, which gives rise to MQKIIYMDHAASTPMSSEVLEVMRPYFTEIYGNPSSFHSVGLQAKSAVDASRTKIAEILHAHADEILFTSGGTESDNMAVLGIPRFYKKKLKELSGEEAIPHVITSAIEHHAVLEPLLLLEKKGEITLTQIKPDEFGQIDPKDIKEALKPETVLISIMMANNEIGTINPIADIGRVVLAWRKEKSTIFPFFHSDACQATGAIELNVEQLHTDLLTINGSKMYGPKGIGALYLRRGTRIDPLTIGGGQERGMRAGTEAVPLIVGFAKALELAQAHRETESARLTVLRDQLAEGLLKIPKTRLNGHPTERLPNSVNVSFLDIEGEACILYLDAKGIMTSTGSACASTSLDPSHVILATGLSYEAAHGSIRFTLGASNTKEDVEYVLSVMPEIVEMLRKISPTNLDMKHFT
- a CDS encoding iron-sulfur cluster assembly scaffold protein gives rise to the protein MDPIIKPTNEERKGDVVTPAADKGWFYADAVKEHFFRPKNFLEGDEVEYKDAAMGMVGSPACGDAMKVWIRVQKDNEGNERITDFKWKTFGCASAIASTSMMSVMVTENGGMTVEQALKLRPQDIMERLGGLPARKVHCSVLGDKALRSAINDYFRKSDQQERIIVEHGRIIDKVLKVTDHDIEEAVLDGAHTLEQVQAKTKVGTGDASCIPEVEQLIRFYKDKYFG
- a CDS encoding ferredoxin translates to MEIKKIGKIVVDRDACIGAAPCVTVAPGVFQLDEENIAYVVDPKAADDETIMLAAQACPVQAIILYDEEGNQIFP